The stretch of DNA CTTGTTGATTTGTCATGCAGATTTTGAAACCAGCTTTTACAATCATTGTTGATCACAAGATGAGGCGTTTGTTATTGTTGATTCGTGGCACACATAGTATCAAGGATACTCTAACAGCGGTTACAGGAAATGTGGCACCATTTCATCACACTGTAGTTCATGAGGGGGGTGTTAGTGATTTGGTTTTAGGCTATGCGCATTGTGGAATGGTTGCTGCTGCACGTTGGATTGCAAAGCTTGCAACTCCTTGTCTCCTTGAAGCACTTAGTCAATACCCAGACTATGAAGTTAAGGTGAAGTGTTTCTTTTTCATAATATCCTTACCTCTTTGACCAGGTCACCCCTTTAACATGTTTCTACCATGATAATAGTTTGCTCTTTTAATATTGTGATCATgtataaatactccctccggtctcatatataagcaaaaattcttTTTTCAGATTCactgaataattaatgtatctggttcatattgtggaccagatacatcagttattcaatgaatctttGCTTATATTATATGAGACCAGAGGGATTATTAAGTAGTGCTTGTGATACCATACATTGTAGTCATCTTGGTTTTCTtccatattttttgttaatccCATTCCCTGAAGAGAAACGGTGACTCTGGAATTTGATAACAAAAGTTGTTTTCTTAGTTTTTGAAAGTATTCAGTTTGTACATTGTAAATATGTTGTTTGGCTATTCAATTTATGTTTTCTGGCTTTTGTCAACCTATATAGGATCTCTCACGCACGCCCCTTTTCTTGTTCATATAGGAAGAAGATTTGAATTGTTTCTCTAGTTTTCTGTCTAACCTTTTGAAGGTCTTTTATGTAGATTGTAGGACACTCTTTAGGTGGAGGCACAGCAGCAATTCTAACATACGTATTAAGAGAGCAAAAGGAACTGTCTGTGGCTACATGTGTTACATTTGCACCAGGTCAGTTTGCTACTGCAGAAGctatattttcttgtttataTAATTCTTCATTTATTAGAAAATCGTAAGAATATTTTGTTAGTATCCTAGAATTCTTTTTGACTTATATTAGTTTACAGTTTACACAGTGTTTCTCTTGAAAATGACATCTTCTTAATCATGCAGCTGCTTGTATGACATGGGAGTTGGCTGAGTCAGGCACTAGTTTTATTACTTCTATTATAAATGGAGCTGATTTGGTGCCTACATTTTCTGCTGCATCTGTAGATGACTTGCGTACTGAGGTTGTGATTCTTACGTTTTAAACAGACAGACATACAtatattggaaaatgtttttgtGATCTTGTTTTGTTGAatggaaaaattgaaagaaaatgacTGATTGATTTAACGTCTCTTTCATCCTTgataaaatgagaaaataaagtAATACTGCACTAGAAAAATCAAGTAATATTTCACTAGAAAAATCAAGTAATATTGCACTAGATGAGTAAGATCgaaaaatatgaatttgtcTTCACGAAATTTGTGTCGTCTTTGTTGTACTGGTTGTGCTCTTAGTCTGTGTTTTGTATCACATTGATAGATACTATTCAGAGATtgattatttattcaattttcagGTGACAGCATCAGCATGGATAAATGACTTGAGGAATCAAATTGAGCAAACAAGAATACTCAGTACTGTCTATCGTTCTGCCTCAGCACTGGGTTCTCGCCTCCCATCTATTGCAAGTGCTAGAGCAAAAGTTGCCGGTGCTGGGGCTATGTTACAGCCAGTTTCTAACGGCACCCAGGTACTCTTTCTTCTGTTATATAGAATCAATCCCCTCGTCTCCAGAAGTAGGACATGGAAAATTAACTATGCATTGTTGGGAAAAATTGGCCGCATTTTTATTTGTCTTTTATGTGTTGAACAAAATATATTGGTTTtggtccccgtgagcttagctcagttggtagcgacatcacatatattatgcaggagccggggttcgaaccccggacactccacttattcacctttaaggtggattttctagccactaggctactagaccaaaaataaataaatattggtTTTGCAATCCAGTTGTCAAAAAAGTACTTTTTATTAATGCATTTGAATCATTGACTTAACATGCAAGAAATGTTAAAAGTATTGTTTACTCTATTCTTAAGTTAGGGGTTGATGTGTTCAATCTTGTTATACAGAAAGTGTTACTACTATACATTTATTCGATAACCACATGCAGTTTTTTTTACTCTATTGTCTGAATTTTGAAAAACTGCAGGTTGTGATGAAAAGGGCTAAGAGTATGGCTCAGGCAGCATGGACACGTCCAAACCTTAACCTGACTTCTTGGTCATGTATTGGACCCCGTCGCCGAGCCACAGGTCATTCCAACTCCAAAGAAGATGGATGTTCCCCTTCATCTTCAGCCTCTGACAATGCAGAAAGTTCTGAGCCACTTATTTTTTCGCCAAGGAAGGGAATAAATGCCAAGAGCCTGAACCTTCCTGTATCTTCATCTGTAGATGAATGGTCAACTGAAATTGAATGTGAGAATGAAAGTAATGCAGATGCTGACATCGACAATGATCTCCATCTCAGTGAGAACATGATTGACCATGAAAGATATGAAGATCAGATGAGTGAAGTCGAGTTGTGGCAACAACTGGAGCATGAGTTATATGACAGACCTGAAGGTGAGGAGGCTGATGTGGCTAAGGAGATAAGGGAAGAAGAGGAAGCAGCCACAACTGAGGTAGTAGGGCAAACCCGTAACAGCTCTGCACCGGAAGTTGATGAAGTTCACAGATTTTACCCTCCAGGAAAGATAATGCACATTGTTACACTCCACTCCGATTCTACAGAGATTGAAAGTGATGGCAGCCGAACCTCTTCTACAAGTTCGGACGATAGCGAACAAATTGAGACTAAGATTGGGATTTTCCTAACTTCAAGGTCTCTATATAGTAAACTCAGACTTTCACAGACCATGATCAGTGATCACTTCATGCCGATATATAGAAAGCAGATTGAGAGGCTAATTAAAGAACTCGAGGAAGAATCTATTGAAGATCGTAGAACACAAGAAGTAATGTTATAGTCAAAAGCATGGTGAGAGTTAGATTTATATGTTTGTACCATACTACATGTCATTGGGAGTTTTTTGTCCCATTGATCCCGCGGAACTAAGTCTCATAGGAACGGCAGTTTTTGTGTTGTGCTGCATTGAGGAACTGAAACAGTGGCGATTTCTGCTGCCTAATATACTGATGGCCACTCTTATACTCATCCCCGTATGCTTTTAATATCGATGTTGGTCGGGGACATGTAATTGTAAATGGTTCCCCGGTTCGAAGTTGtttgtaaataataataaaaatgatggTGATAAATTGAGCAGTAAAAGGTTAAAATGATTCGTTGTTatctaaatgaaaatatttaccTTTGTCTATTGAAAATTTGATGTATCATAATCATATGATCATTATGAGTCTCAGGCACTTCCGCTATATTCACTAACTGAAAGGTTAGAGTTGAACTCATGTGAATAATCCATTCATATTGAAAGTTTTAAGAGACAAAGACCTCATACCATGGCCCATTTGCCTATGAGCATAGAAAATAGCATAATCTATGCATTCCTTGCAATACACATGTATTCTTTAATGGAAGGTATTTGTTTGAGGTTGACAGAGCAATAAGAATATGATTTTTCTTAAGGAATTATTATTTACAAAAAGAGGTCTAAGTAAGAGATCTCCCATTAAGCAGTATTTCTGTACTCTGATGTGGATTGAACTTAACTTTACCTCAAAATCATAGTTCAAAGGGGAGGATTGTTCAATCCTATACAAACCCTCACACCAGATTTATGACTTTCGATGTGAGACTCTAAGTTGGGTTCATGAAGTCTAACTTGGGTCATGACGATTCATTCTTCTCCCTTCTTTTTTTAGGGTTCTTTCTTCCCGTTCAGTCCTGACACACAAGGATagaacctgctctgataccaatttaTACATACTGAACCTAACTCCACCTCAAAATTATAGTTCAAATGGGAGGATTGTCCTATCCTATATAAACCCTCACACCGGATTCATGACTTCTGATGTAGGACTCCAAGTCAGGTTCATGAAGTCTACATGAAAACTAATTTgtaatttctctttttctccTGAAATTGTTCAGAAAATCCCCAACCATCGGAAGATATTGTCTCGTAGTGTATGATGTATGTGAGCAACATGGAAGGGGAGAAGAGTAatcacctttttttttcctttcttttcatgCTTTTCATTcaacatttctaaaaataatgCACATGTCTGAAAATGTATTTTTGAATGGTATATTTTTTCGGATGTATAATTTTGGATAGTACAAAATTtacgagtttttttttttaatttttttttttattatgtaaaCACCCAAAGTAATATTCGAGTAAAAAATTCTCCCTAAATTCCTAATAGCTCCAAACTTTGGTGGGTGATTTTTGAGAATATTATTTCCCATATGATCTCCCAATTGAGTAGTATAAGGACGTGGCAGTGATTTTTGGACATGAATGTAACaccaaaattgaattttaggagatatttttattttaaagtgaGATATCGTTAAGTTGAatctttttgtttgtatgaatgAATGGTCTTTTCATCTTTTGCCTTGTGAAATTTAGTAAAAGGAGGGTAATTTAGTAATGCACTTTCTTTTTAAATTCTCCAAATTTTAGGAAATCAACTCTGATAATTTAGTGTTCAACCgctaaataaaatttgacaaacaATTGTTTTTCATAGGAATCGAGCTCATTATTTCTAGGAAGCTTATTAATCACTTTATAAGTTAAATCACATGATATGATTTATAATAGTGCAACTTTGAATTTGACATACATGTTGTGAGTATTAGTTATAATGTATAATTAATACAAATCCTTTTCGATGATTGTCACGATAAGGAATAGAGTGCATTAATTAGTGCTTAAGGGTGTGGTTATCACACAAAAGCTACGTTCATGGCAATAATCGTCTCATGTCTTCACATCAAAtcattgatttggtttttgattaAACATTTTTGGTGGAAAAGTCCAATTCCGGAGTAACATGTTGCCTATACTAATTACTAACCATGTGAATATTGCTTTAAGATTTTCAATAATTGCTTAATAAATCTATCTCCACTactttgtttatgaaaattcaTAGGACAGGAAAATGTAAACATCacttgattattatttttttatgggaaaaCACATCACTTGATTTATAactctttaaattgaatttatgtTAAGAAAACAATATATCAACTACTTTTAAATTTAGAGTGGTGTtatatgtagttttttttttagcccTCTGATTCTTAAGAGAATGGTCTCTGATAATTCAGAATTCGACCGCGAGATATGTAAAATTTAGCTAAGAATTGTTCCTATTTAAAATCGAACTCAAGTTCTCCCGAACAATCAACATCATAAGTTaagtatttgctttggagagtttAGATGTACCAAAGCCCATGGAGTATTTGAGATAATAGTCTATTTATTTTGTACTAGTTTTTATGTAGTACTATTCTTTAGTTGACATTAGACAACGattctagttttttttcttctctaggTTTAGATTTTCACTTTgattatgttatttattttctctatacTGATTTTTCACAACTATCGATaacgtaacttttttttattcaatctAGGGATAAGGGGAAATGATTCTCTCCAGTGTATTTGTCCACTAGATTTTTTCCAGTTTCAATCCCAACCATTCAATCCTCCTCTctcctttttatattttttaatttttttattggatgGTATAGATCCCACCGGAGGGACTGGTCAGGGAGACAATGCACTCCCATAGATAAGATTTCTTACTATATGCTTTGTGGTTGTATGTTTGATCTTCTACATCATAAAAGAAGGGTGGTATTATGAAAGTGTTGTTTTCGAAAGCTTCTGGTTATAAAATACTTGATAGATACTTAAGTGTGTTAATTGTGACACAACCTCTCTTTTTTGGGAATTTCTTTGATGCACGATTTTTAATACGCATATATTTGCAATCACAAATTTTGCTGCTAAGTTTtggctaaaaaaattaaaggaagAATCAATTTTGCCCGCTGAAATTTCAAGTCAATGATGTGTTGATACAATAAAAATTCtgtacaatgttttttttttttaatttataagaatttTGTACAATGTTTAACTTGCCttatatataaagaaatatataacttaaaatctgaaacaaatctatttaaaataaaataaatctcactttatttaaaaatatattcaatttaaaaattaacaaaatctcACACAAAAAATAACCCAAGTTTAAACCATATATCTCCACAGACATATCATCCACAAGCTACGTACACACAAGAGACTGCAAGAATTATCAGTCATTTCCCAACTAATGacattcatttaatttaataaataaaatgttgttaaaaataaaacGTTGGTGTTACACAAACATGAATGGTGAAGCGTATGAACTACATATACAACATCACAATCGTTTCTTCTGTCAATCACAatacttattatattttctcttCCTTTGTACTTACATAAttgatcttcttcttcttcttcttcatgaagaaaaataaataatacataaatcATGTCAATGGTGACCTACATGGTTACATCAGATCATTAGAGGTAGCTGTCTTATGTTAATTAAAATTCGTATTATATTTTACTTGTTACTTTCAATACGTCCCTATTCCATATTTCCATATTTAATGTTCAGATATTTCtttcatttatatataatatttagtatcttttaatgattttaaatgATACACAATTGGTGTAATATCCGATATATAAATGAGCTATTATTTCAAATCAATGTTTCTCTTTATCACACACTTAAAAAGGAGAATTAATGGTTCtcatgagcttaactcagttggtagggacatcgcactatgtGTGCAGGAGCTCGGGTTCGAACCCAgaacactctacttattcatctttaaggtgtattttctagccactaggctacttgaccaaaaaaaagagAATTAATGTGTAGATTTCTTCGCTAAACTTGAAGTCTCCCCAGAAGCTGACTTATTGACTCATGCTTCTCCTCCAAAAGGCGTTCGTGATCTAGAAACGACacaatgaaaactttttttcttcgtaaataattttcttttagtttttttttagcttCCTAGCTAACCCAAAAAAATGTGAAACTCATTTTGTATATTTAGtcattttaaaaagtttaaatCTTTACAATTATAAAATCACATACATAAATTAGTCCCactattattattcttttgacAGATGTTGGTCCCTCTGGTTGGGATTGATTTTTTCCATTGATAATTAGGGCGGACTATTTGCAAACTGTTTTTTagaattattaaattaaatagggTTCCACACTGGAgtttttatcaatatttttatttggggTAGGGATGATTAATAATTGGCTTTGGAGATGTTCACTGGAATATAACTTATAAAGTAATTAGTTGTTGGGTAATCCTTCTTccgtccctttttataagaccTAACTAGTTTGGCAAAACATGAGTATTAAGAAAGTTGATTTTAGTATTAAATTGATTGAcaaattatattgattttacATGTTTACCCTTACATTAATTGTAGTGCTTTGTATCAAACAAAGAAGAATTTAATGTATTGAGAAGTgagaataggctaggccgagctagacTTTGTCAAGCCTGAGCCTAGCCTGTCAAAAAATTGAAGGCccgagcctggcctgtggcctatcatagggtTAACTTTTAGGCATGAGTCTGACCTTTTGAAAATCTGGTGTgacctgttagcctgtttaaaagcctatttcatatgaacatatttcaataaataattatatttatttttaaatatatttatgaactaataaatcaatgttcttttgatatttaacatgatattttagagaatttgaccatatatgtcattatatttaaattctaatttataaaaatacatttatatatattaaaaattaatgtagattaataaacttaaactacttaaaagttaatagatttataatttaatcaaagtacaaattttaatatataaataataatcgtagtaaaaatattattcatattaacttaaatatgTCGGCCTAGTACGCCTCAAAGACTTTTTTAATGGCATGCGGCCtgacctttttagctaaataggcttataaaaaagtcttggcctgctctatttaaagaaatagtttGGCCTGGCCTGAACCTATGTAGGCTAGGTCATAGGCCCTTGTAGGCCGGCCTgacctgttcccacctctaatgctattaaaaaaactatGTAAAGTAAATAAGGGTAAGTTTGGGAAAAAGTAATTAATGTCATTGATAATTGCAAATGagtcttataaaaagggacaaaTTTTTTGTTAAACTAGGTTTTATAAAAAGAGACGGAAGAAGTACTAACTAATACTTCTGAGACGCTaattaaaagaattaaaaaagaaagtaaaatttgtattagaaaaaaataaattatacaaattTTATGGTTATTTTAGTCTAAAATAACCTTATTAAATTCTTTAACTAATTAATGCCCAGAAAACATGAAAACTAAttagcatttttcttaattgattaagttCAAAAGTTGaaccaatcattagttggttcagtggtgattgacgctgaacttggtagggatgaCCGTGGTTCGATCCTCGCAACTGCAATCGTGAGggggctgaaatcacttgatgtcagaactgatcccGAACCATATTCAACTAGTGGTGAAAAAAGTTCAAAAGTTGAAGAAATTAAACGGGGACCCATAAAACGTGTTGATCATCAAACaccaataaatataatattttggcAACAAAAATGCATGGGTTCACACACATGACATATTATATATTGGTTTGAACATAAGGAGTCCTAGCCATGAACTATGCTATATGTTCTCACACCATAAACTTAATGCATTTAAAATTAACCAGGCACATATCTGAATTTGCTTTGTCTAATTACTATTTCATTAGAAAATGAAAGATTACAAACaaggaaaaattataataaacacATTACACATGTGTGAGTTTGTCTCTCGATCAATACATACAAATTTAGGCACAAGGACAAATAGTGTGTGAAAATGTCCAAGTCGAAGTCCTTATCATAACTACTGGTTAGTGCAATGAGGAAATTATATAGATACAGTATCAATTCATTAGCATGGCAATGTTTGGTCCATTCATTAATTGCTAGTTTTGTGTATAGAACCTAATGCAATTTGAGTTTGAATACGACATGGTCGGGACAtggattatttatttttattttatataaaatggAAATAAGATTATGGCAAACATTCATTTAGGCTgtcaaaatagtaaaaaaaaaaattggtaatagTTACCGGCTGGAATtccactttttaaaaataaataagcaaaGTTATGCTTACaggaattatatataatttgataaTCTATTATATAAGCAAAGTTATGCTTATAGGAATTCCCTACATATATATAACCATACTAATTTCTGGAGCCTTTTGAAACCTAAATAGGTAGCAAACTCTTATGATAATTTTGACGGTGTTGTCATAGGTTACACACGAAAAGGCATACATCACTCATCTAAATGCTCTTAAGTGTCTCATGTATAATTTACACACGAGAGAGTAAAGTTCAATTTATCACAATTCAAACTCACTTCTACATTTTTCAAGTGTTTCTCTCAcattaaagaatttttttttggtaaatcaaAAACATCATTCGCGCAACTGCAGAGCCTAATTCCTCCAAGGTAACTGAGATTCATTCAAGAGTTGACTACTTCCAACAAATGTTTTTCCATACGCACCGGTTGGAGATCGAACTCATGACCAAATAATTAAGAGACTCAATTATCTACTACTCAATTTATCTCAAATCTTTggtccttttaattttttagttttgtcataaatctttggtccttttaagaaaccaataCACAATTAGTGATACTTTACTATTTGTACCCTTAATAACTAAAActacaacattaattaaataattttttttcttaataaaagtAAGTGTAATAATGACTTAACTTATCAATCTTTATTAGTATTTCTTAATCTACGTACAATACTCTAAAAGGAATAAAGTTTTGGAACAGAGAGAGTATCACTTATGCCACACTATGTTGCTTCTCCTGCATTAgcatatttaaattaaatgtgacttttattattcattttgatCGGTATTTAGTTAGCTAATAGCTAATTTAATCATTGAATATATTTTTCGTAGTTAAATTTGAtccataaaattataaaaagtcatTTGAGATAGGTTTAAAATTAATTGAGATATATTACAACACATCatacttatattatatataagatcAAAATAACTATTTACAATAGGATCATATCCATCTACAAGGAATTAAAATCACCTCCATAAGGATCATATCTGCATTTTCTATCTTACctattgtttgtttttgttgttgcttAGATATATTTCTATCAATAATGGAAAATAAAGTAGGGGCCATGAAACAAGTTTGTTGTGTAGGAAGCATTGCCCTTGCAAACAAAACCCAATACAACACCTAATTATTAAAGGCGTAGACATTTCATATTTGGAACATTAACCCTCACATGTAGAGGTGGTACACAGGCTCGTCCCCCTATATAATGTGCTATGTATAAACTTATATGTTAATGTTAACGAGTCctaatttaattgataaaaaatctGAAATTATTAGGATGGAAGTTATAATCGAAATTTTGAACTCCGACTCTTATATTTGTGTGtatataattttatcattttgtctATATCCATCAAGACAAAACTCGTACATTAAATAAATTGGGTTAATGCatctacaaaaaataataaattgtgaTGAATTA from Trifolium pratense cultivar HEN17-A07 linkage group LG5, ARS_RC_1.1, whole genome shotgun sequence encodes:
- the LOC123884919 gene encoding uncharacterized protein LOC123884919, whose product is MATATMATAAGAAALLYYTLNRKLQTHSTIDEDGDESGSDAPTDVRFRVTHRLIQAPATWLETISTLSETLRFTYSETLGKWPIGDLAFGISFLLKRQGNYHVDSVFCGKDSVQLKGSEITAELKHLLNLLTLCWHFSKKPFPLFLEETGYTDENVLLREAKAGILKPAFTIIVDHKMRRLLLLIRGTHSIKDTLTAVTGNVAPFHHTVVHEGGVSDLVLGYAHCGMVAAARWIAKLATPCLLEALSQYPDYEVKIVGHSLGGGTAAILTYVLREQKELSVATCVTFAPAACMTWELAESGTSFITSIINGADLVPTFSAASVDDLRTEVTASAWINDLRNQIEQTRILSTVYRSASALGSRLPSIASARAKVAGAGAMLQPVSNGTQVVMKRAKSMAQAAWTRPNLNLTSWSCIGPRRRATGHSNSKEDGCSPSSSASDNAESSEPLIFSPRKGINAKSLNLPVSSSVDEWSTEIECENESNADADIDNDLHLSENMIDHERYEDQMSEVELWQQLEHELYDRPEGEEADVAKEIREEEEAATTEVVGQTRNSSAPEVDEVHRFYPPGKIMHIVTLHSDSTEIESDGSRTSSTSSDDSEQIETKIGIFLTSRSLYSKLRLSQTMISDHFMPIYRKQIERLIKELEEESIEDRRTQEVML